Proteins from a genomic interval of bacterium:
- a CDS encoding redoxin domain-containing protein — MKTLSRLLRSAAMALCLVASLGCAQQAVDLKPGDKAPDFTLRGSDGQEYSLAQFLGKKAVALCWFPRAGSSGAKAQCASLQAAMASLPTDKVQVFGCSTAALDVTVAFGQQGQYSFPVLADADRSVAQAYGCLRPDGLSLRYTYLINDQGLIVAVNKSITPVTQGADLARMLVAAGLMAGATAPATPATGDQQINIPVGAVTRTCFVHVPPSYDGAKPMPLVIALHGARGNGRGMAGATGFSALADQYGFIAAYPDGIAGDRTWNALFGKIPGGGGVLADDVDDVAFLRGLIEQLHASHHTDPERVFVCGHSAGAYMAYRAAVELSDIIAAAGIVNGSLGIKSLDGKPCGANIPQPVAPVSLIHICGRQDGVVKFDGAQTPKNLFKSVLDCVAFFVAAEGCATPGVTTDDPATQVSRTLYTGGKNGTEVKLVIVQRCNHNWPTPAVGLSATQELWDFFAAHPKQAAVGNAGGAQ; from the coding sequence ATGAAGACTCTGTCCCGCTTGCTTCGGTCCGCCGCAATGGCGCTCTGTCTGGTCGCCTCACTGGGCTGCGCGCAACAGGCCGTTGACCTCAAGCCCGGCGACAAGGCGCCGGACTTCACGCTCAGGGGGTCGGACGGGCAGGAGTACTCGCTGGCGCAGTTCCTGGGGAAGAAGGCGGTCGCCCTCTGCTGGTTCCCGCGCGCGGGCAGCAGTGGCGCCAAGGCCCAGTGTGCCTCGTTGCAGGCCGCCATGGCCAGTCTGCCAACGGACAAGGTGCAGGTGTTCGGCTGCAGCACCGCGGCCCTCGATGTCACCGTCGCCTTCGGCCAGCAGGGCCAGTACAGCTTCCCGGTGCTGGCCGATGCCGACCGTAGCGTGGCCCAGGCCTACGGCTGCCTGCGGCCGGACGGTCTCTCGCTGCGCTATACGTACCTCATCAACGACCAGGGCCTCATCGTCGCGGTCAACAAGAGCATCACGCCGGTGACACAAGGGGCGGACCTGGCGAGGATGCTCGTCGCTGCGGGGCTGATGGCGGGCGCCACGGCCCCCGCGACCCCGGCGACTGGCGACCAGCAGATCAACATCCCCGTCGGCGCCGTCACCCGCACTTGCTTCGTGCATGTTCCGCCCTCCTATGACGGCGCCAAGCCGATGCCGCTGGTCATCGCCCTGCACGGCGCGCGGGGCAACGGACGGGGCATGGCCGGCGCCACGGGCTTCAGCGCGCTGGCCGATCAGTACGGCTTCATCGCCGCCTATCCCGACGGCATCGCGGGCGACCGCACCTGGAACGCCCTGTTCGGCAAGATCCCCGGCGGGGGGGGCGTTCTGGCCGACGACGTGGACGATGTGGCCTTCCTGCGAGGGCTGATCGAGCAGCTCCACGCCAGCCATCACACCGACCCCGAGCGGGTCTTCGTGTGCGGGCATTCGGCGGGGGCGTACATGGCCTACCGTGCGGCAGTAGAGCTGTCTGACATCATCGCCGCGGCCGGCATCGTCAACGGGTCACTGGGGATCAAGTCACTTGACGGCAAGCCATGCGGGGCGAACATCCCCCAGCCCGTGGCTCCGGTCTCGCTCATCCACATCTGCGGTCGGCAGGACGGCGTGGTGAAGTTCGACGGGGCGCAGACGCCCAAGAACCTGTTCAAGTCGGTGCTCGACTGCGTCGCCTTCTTCGTGGCCGCCGAGGGGTGTGCTACCCCCGGCGTGACGACCGATGACCCGGCTACGCAGGTGAGCCGCACGCTCTACACGGGAGGGAAGAACGGTACCGAGGTGAAGCTGGTCATCGTCCAGCGCTGCAACCACAACTGGCCGACGCCGGCGGTAGGCCTGTCCGCCACTCAGGAGCTATGGGACTTCTTTGCCGCGCACCCGAAGCAGGCTGCCGTTGGCAACGCCGGCGGGGCGCAGTAG
- a CDS encoding epoxyqueuosine reductase QueH produces MSSVLLHLCCGPCGTAVIERLAPDHDLTLYWFNPNIQPAEEFDRRLAAAQALARHLGRALQVETGGEEDFAELAAGLEEEPEGGERCRRCYALRLRQAMQAARAQAIPAVATTLSISPHKSAVVISEVGQRLASELGVQFLTADFKQDGGFQRSVALSKELGLYRQKYCGCGFSMRRQ; encoded by the coding sequence GTGTCCAGTGTTCTCCTCCACCTCTGCTGCGGGCCGTGCGGCACCGCCGTCATCGAGCGTCTGGCCCCCGACCACGACCTCACGCTCTACTGGTTCAACCCCAACATCCAGCCCGCCGAGGAGTTCGACCGGCGCCTGGCGGCCGCGCAGGCGCTGGCGCGTCATCTGGGCCGGGCGCTGCAGGTCGAGACCGGCGGGGAGGAGGACTTCGCGGAGTTGGCGGCGGGCCTGGAGGAGGAGCCCGAGGGGGGCGAGCGCTGTCGCCGGTGCTATGCGTTGCGGCTACGGCAGGCCATGCAGGCGGCCCGTGCGCAGGCCATCCCCGCCGTCGCGACCACGCTGAGCATCAGCCCCCACAAGTCTGCCGTTGTCATCAGCGAGGTGGGGCAGCGCCTGGCGAGTGAACTGGGCGTGCAGTTCCTCACCGCCGACTTCAAGCAGGACGGCGGCTTCCAGCGCAGTGTGGCGCTCAGCAAGGAGCTGGGCCTCTACCGCCAGAAGTACTGCGGCTGTGGGTTCAGCATGCGCCGGCAGTGA